A genomic region of Cannabis sativa cultivar Pink pepper isolate KNU-18-1 chromosome 1, ASM2916894v1, whole genome shotgun sequence contains the following coding sequences:
- the LOC115707226 gene encoding uncharacterized protein LOC115707226: protein MLVLSQAPGGALSARSCSLRSSPALTTPNSPLFSNGKSKFISTRFPNKRFPISLAKAEQGVDSTPSSSTTTKQSFSSSPAFDNEQRVFVGEDSVPLEGVIQFDKPDTSSRFKKWGRVALFAGGDVLALIVFAAIGRFSHGFSVFDAETLRTADPFIAGWFLSAYFLGGYGEDGRGMNGLSKGVTATVKSWAVGIPLGIAIRAVTSGHFPAYPFILVTMGSTAVLLTGWRAILYSLLPNDKIKKTDDYRSGSPFELFELLTSLVRRW from the exons ATGTTGGTCCTATCGCAAGCTCCTGGCGGAGCTCTCTCAGCCAGAAGTTGCTCTTTGAGGTCTTCTCCGGCATTAACGACTCCAAATTCTCCACTTTTCTCTAATGGCAAATCCAAGTTCATCTCCACCAGATTTCCCAACAAACGATTTCCTATCTCTCTGGCAAAAGCAGAACAAGGTGTGGATTCGACCCCCTCCTCCTCCACCACCACCAAGCAGTCTTTCTCTTCCTCTCCCGCTTTCGACAATGAGCAAAGGGTTTTCGTGGGTGAGGATAGTGTTCCCTTGGAAGGTGTTATCCAGTTCGATAAGCCCGACACATCTTCTCGTTTCAAAAAATGGGg ACGCGTGGCTCTGTTTGCTGGCGGGGATGTTTTGGCATTGATTGTGTTCGCTGCAATTGGACGATTCAGCCATGGGTTCTCGGtgtttgatgctgaaactcttcGCACGGCCGACCCTTTTATTGCTG GGTGGTTTTTGAGTGCTTATTTCCTTGGAGGTTATGGGGAAGATGGACGAGGAATGAATGGTCTTTCCAAAGGTGTTACTGCTACAGTAAAATCATGGGCTGTGGGAATACCA CTGGGGATAGCTATAAGAGCAGTGACGTCAGGTCATTTTCCAGCATATCCGTTTATATTGGTTACCATGGGAAGCACTGCTGTTTTACTTACTGGATGGAGAGCAATACTATACAGCCTTCTTCCCAATGATAAAATCAAGAAGACTGACGATTACCGAAGTGGTAGCCCATTTGAATTGTTTGAG CTGCTCACATCATTAGTTCGACGGTGGTGA
- the LOC115704556 gene encoding cell wall / vacuolar inhibitor of fructosidase 2, whose translation MTTTQFSLSFLLAVFFLLLTTTAIASRTTKSLSFSSASNGRGSTTTTTVLHPTELVSGVCNQTSNYSFCVQSLYADPRTPRADSYGLAFVVFGMSYLNASSTQDLIVNLSKNAQRGGGGGSGQNQSLLLTRLQRCSRDYKKAVSALEMAYNDLNSETFFELADMARVAASSAEDCQSGFEKTRNSPLTARNRELKGLCEICVVVSKLFTGGD comes from the coding sequence ATGACCACAACTCAGTTTTCTCTCTCATTTTTGTTAGCAGTATTCTTTCTCCTATTGACCACCACTGCAATTGCAAGTAGAACCACTAAGTCACTCTCATTCTCCTCCGCTTCCAACGGCCGTGgctccaccaccaccaccactgtGCTACACCCCACCGAATTGGTCTCCGGTGTCTGCAACCAAACCTCCAATTACTCCTTCTGCGTCCAGTCTCTCTACGCCGATCCTCGAACGCCACGCGCCGACAGCTACGGCCTCGCGTTCGTCGTGTTCGGCATGTCCTACCTTAATGCCAGCTCCACCCAAGATCTGATCGTCAACCTCTCCAAGAACGCCCAGCGCGGCGGCGGCGGCGGAAGCGGTCAAAACCAATCGCTGCTTCTCACGCGCCTCCAGAGATGTAGCCGGGACTATAAGAAAGCGGTGTCGGCGCTTGAGATGGCTTATAATGATCTAAACTCGGAGACCTTCTTTGAGCTTGCTGACATGGCACGTGTAGCCGCCAGCTCAGCCGAGGATTGCCAATCTGGCTTCGAGAAAACTCGTAATTCGCCGTTGACGGCAAGGAATCGTGAGTTAAAAGGTCTTTGTGAAATTTGTGTTGTTGTCTCAAAATTGTTCACTGGCGGAGATTGA